One part of the Microvirga sp. TS319 genome encodes these proteins:
- a CDS encoding resolvase — MRDAAVMTAMRSFQLDLAGRDPLMPGRLSVLGAVAAIVASKETIRQERLSGIHNPWGHGIGLTDPWCFLELCESQPVIDAARAVIGPDLILWDSELFVEAGRYVGFLQEGREGRYWPVSPLSGAVVLLPVGSARPRPKAVGIHAIGPESLDEFQPSEPLFVIRIMPATSRFDRDPQHPAHRLCMEEQVLINYANRPLWLISGSDKGDNDFVTGFAPAAPVWAG; from the coding sequence ATGCGTGACGCTGCCGTCATGACCGCGATGCGGTCTTTCCAGCTGGATCTTGCGGGTCGGGACCCGCTGATGCCCGGGCGGCTATCGGTCCTCGGGGCCGTGGCGGCGATCGTGGCCAGCAAGGAAACGATCCGTCAGGAAAGACTGTCGGGCATCCATAACCCATGGGGCCATGGGATCGGGCTGACCGATCCCTGGTGCTTTCTCGAACTGTGCGAGAGCCAGCCCGTGATCGATGCCGCACGGGCGGTCATCGGACCGGATCTCATTCTTTGGGACAGCGAGTTGTTCGTGGAGGCGGGCCGCTACGTAGGGTTTCTGCAAGAGGGAAGGGAGGGGCGCTACTGGCCGGTGTCGCCTCTATCCGGGGCCGTGGTGCTGCTCCCAGTCGGGTCCGCTCGGCCGCGTCCCAAAGCCGTCGGAATCCATGCGATCGGACCGGAGTCGCTCGATGAGTTCCAGCCGTCGGAGCCGCTCTTCGTCATCAGAATCATGCCGGCGACCAGCCGCTTCGATCGCGACCCGCAGCATCCTGCGCACCGCCTCTGCATGGAGGAGCAGGTCCTGATCAACTACGCCAACCGTCCGCTTTGGCTCATCAGCGGAAGCGACAAAGGCGACAACGACTTCGTCACCGGCTTCGCACCGGCCGCGCCGGTTTGGGCAGGCTAG
- a CDS encoding GntR family transcriptional regulator, translating into MSEKSKTEKPAQAKPERGHVHEHVLNYMRRGLMVGAFLPGQVMSLRKLAEALGTSPMPVREVLSRLVAANALEETKGGSVRVPRLNPEKLSHLFAVRELLEGMATELAVEKATPALTTELAKINKHLLTAIERRDIMNCLSINQEFHFTLYNAAESEVLSPLIESLWLQFGPTMYMSLLIPSMPWNASDHEAILTALKAGNATAAKRGVVQDIRTTCRALLSVAGSQGIELPFTLGQELQFDFLARKVS; encoded by the coding sequence ATGAGTGAGAAATCAAAAACCGAAAAACCCGCGCAGGCCAAGCCCGAGCGCGGCCATGTCCATGAGCATGTTCTGAACTACATGCGGCGCGGCCTCATGGTCGGCGCTTTTCTGCCCGGTCAGGTGATGAGCCTGCGCAAGCTCGCGGAGGCTTTGGGAACCAGCCCGATGCCCGTCCGGGAGGTGTTGAGCCGGCTCGTTGCCGCGAATGCCCTGGAGGAGACGAAGGGCGGCTCGGTCCGCGTACCGCGCCTCAACCCCGAAAAACTGAGCCATCTCTTCGCCGTGAGGGAGCTTTTGGAGGGCATGGCAACCGAGCTCGCGGTCGAAAAGGCGACGCCGGCCCTGACGACCGAGCTTGCCAAGATCAACAAGCACCTGCTCACGGCGATCGAACGGCGCGACATCATGAACTGCCTTTCGATCAATCAGGAATTCCACTTCACGCTCTACAACGCCGCCGAATCCGAAGTGCTGAGTCCGCTTATCGAGTCTCTCTGGCTGCAGTTCGGGCCGACGATGTACATGTCGCTGCTGATCCCCTCCATGCCGTGGAACGCATCCGACCACGAGGCCATCCTGACCGCCCTGAAGGCAGGGAATGCCACGGCCGCGAAGCGCGGCGTGGTCCAGGATATCCGCACAACCTGCCGGGCGCTGCTCAGCGTCGCCGGATCGCAGGGCATCGAGTTGCCCTTCACTTTGGGGCAGGAGCTGCAATTCGACTTTTTGGCGCGCAAGGTATCTTGA
- a CDS encoding D-amino acid dehydrogenase: MSHVVIIGAGVTGVTTAYALLERGYSVTVIERQRYAAMETSFANGGQLSASNAEVWNHGSTVLKGIKWMLKADAPLLLNPLPSWHKYSWLAEFVSNIAHYRRNTVDTTRLAISAREYLFAIAEREKIDFDHVRRGILHIYWDKPSFEHARKVNSLLIEGGLERRPVTAAEVKSIEPALHGDFYGGFHTPSDSTGDIHKFTSGLARACQRRGVRFIYDAAVDDIARNQTYRIGYSLGSPSDGGDISRHTIEADVVVICAGAASRHFAGMLGDRVNIYPVKGYSITVHLDDEQSQRGAPWVSLLDDRAKIVTSRLGNGRFRVAGTAEFNGMNRDIRDDRVKPLVEWTRMLFPAVGTNRVVPWAGLRPMMPNMMPRVGKGRLPGVFYNTGHGHLGWTLSAATAQMVTQCIEQEFRAPERSTIPAVA; the protein is encoded by the coding sequence ATGTCCCATGTTGTCATTATCGGCGCCGGCGTGACCGGCGTCACCACGGCCTATGCCCTGCTCGAGCGCGGTTATTCCGTGACGGTGATCGAGCGCCAGCGTTACGCGGCGATGGAAACCTCCTTCGCCAATGGCGGGCAGCTCTCCGCCAGCAACGCGGAGGTGTGGAACCACGGATCGACGGTGCTGAAGGGCATCAAATGGATGCTCAAGGCCGACGCTCCATTGCTGCTCAACCCGCTTCCGAGCTGGCACAAATACTCCTGGCTGGCGGAGTTCGTCTCGAACATCGCCCACTATCGCAGGAATACGGTGGACACCACCCGTCTGGCGATATCCGCGCGCGAATACCTGTTCGCCATCGCCGAGCGGGAGAAAATCGACTTCGATCACGTCCGGCGCGGCATTCTGCACATCTACTGGGACAAGCCGAGCTTCGAGCACGCGCGCAAGGTCAACTCCCTGCTGATCGAAGGGGGACTGGAGCGCAGGCCTGTCACGGCGGCCGAAGTGAAATCGATCGAGCCCGCCCTGCACGGCGACTTCTATGGTGGCTTTCATACGCCGTCGGACTCGACGGGCGATATTCATAAGTTCACATCCGGTCTCGCCAGGGCCTGCCAGCGGCGGGGTGTCCGCTTCATCTATGATGCAGCGGTCGACGACATCGCCCGAAACCAGACCTACCGCATCGGCTATTCGCTCGGCTCGCCGTCCGATGGCGGAGACATTTCCCGCCACACCATCGAGGCCGACGTCGTGGTGATATGCGCGGGTGCGGCCAGCCGGCATTTCGCCGGCATGCTCGGCGACCGGGTCAATATCTATCCCGTCAAGGGCTATTCCATCACCGTGCATCTGGACGACGAGCAAAGCCAGAGAGGAGCCCCATGGGTGAGCCTTCTCGACGATCGCGCCAAGATCGTCACCAGCCGGCTGGGCAACGGCCGTTTCCGGGTAGCGGGGACGGCCGAGTTCAACGGCATGAACCGCGACATCCGCGATGATCGGGTCAAGCCTCTCGTGGAGTGGACCCGGATGCTGTTTCCGGCTGTCGGCACCAACCGGGTCGTTCCCTGGGCCGGGTTGCGTCCGATGATGCCCAACATGATGCCGCGCGTCGGAAAGGGGCGGTTGCCGGGAGTCTTCTACAATACGGGCCATGGCCATCTTGGGTGGACGCTGTCCGCCGCGACGGCGCAAATGGTGACTCAGTGCATCGAGCAGGAATTCCGCGCGCCGGAACGAAGCACCATCCCGGCGGTCGCCTAG
- a CDS encoding dipicolinate synthase subunit DpsA, with protein sequence MSWHDTVIAIVAGDAREQEIARCAVRAGAVVRAYGFPWPEEGIEGVYHASDAADALKGADIALFPIPGISAEGALFAPKAPDKIIPTRDMLAGMRRPGHIILGWADANLKSHCEALGISLHEYEWDVDLMLLRGPAIVEGVLKVIIENTQITIHKANVCLVGQGTIGSLLTSTLVALGAKVHVAARNPVQRAAAYAAGAESFTLEQLSHILPEMDIVIGTVPKKLIGAEQLALLPKHALLVDVAAPPGTIDREAAAARGLKAIWARGMGARAPITVGRSQWSGILRRIEGILEQRQ encoded by the coding sequence ATGAGCTGGCACGATACAGTGATCGCCATCGTGGCGGGCGATGCGCGGGAGCAGGAGATCGCACGCTGCGCCGTTCGGGCCGGAGCCGTGGTCCGGGCCTATGGTTTTCCATGGCCCGAAGAGGGCATTGAAGGCGTCTATCACGCCTCAGACGCTGCGGACGCTTTGAAAGGCGCCGACATCGCTCTCTTTCCCATTCCGGGCATCTCGGCGGAAGGCGCGCTGTTCGCCCCGAAGGCCCCGGACAAGATCATCCCGACGCGGGACATGCTGGCGGGAATGAGAAGACCCGGGCACATCATTCTCGGTTGGGCCGACGCGAACCTGAAGTCTCATTGCGAGGCGCTCGGCATTTCCTTGCACGAGTACGAATGGGATGTCGACCTGATGCTGCTGCGCGGCCCCGCGATCGTGGAGGGCGTGCTCAAGGTCATCATCGAGAACACCCAGATCACCATCCACAAGGCGAATGTCTGCTTGGTGGGCCAAGGCACGATCGGGTCGCTCCTGACGAGCACGCTCGTCGCTCTCGGCGCCAAGGTCCATGTCGCGGCGCGCAACCCCGTGCAGCGGGCGGCCGCTTACGCGGCCGGCGCGGAATCCTTCACGCTGGAGCAGCTTTCCCACATCCTGCCCGAGATGGACATCGTCATCGGGACGGTTCCCAAGAAGCTGATCGGTGCGGAGCAGCTCGCTCTCCTGCCGAAACACGCACTCCTCGTCGACGTGGCGGCGCCCCCGGGAACCATCGACCGCGAGGCGGCGGCTGCGAGGGGACTCAAGGCCATCTGGGCGCGCGGCATGGGAGCGCGGGCACCGATCACCGTCGGTCGCAGCCAGTGGAGCGGCATTCTTCGTCGGATCGAAGGGATTCTGGAGCAAAGGCAATGA
- a CDS encoding RidA family protein, translating to MGGRYEHKLAELGISLPDAVAPAANYVPARRVGNLVYVSGQVPRDGGQDKFTGKLGAGISIEEGQAAARLCAINILAQLRHALNGDLDRVVGVVRLGGFVNADPAFGDHPKVINGASDLMVAVFGEAGRHARAAVGCSSLPRNVAVEVDAIFEVA from the coding sequence ATGGGGGGACGATACGAGCATAAGCTGGCAGAGCTGGGTATCAGCCTGCCGGACGCGGTTGCTCCAGCAGCGAACTACGTGCCGGCGCGGCGCGTGGGCAATCTGGTGTATGTGTCCGGGCAGGTGCCTCGGGACGGGGGCCAGGACAAGTTCACCGGCAAGCTCGGCGCGGGCATATCCATCGAAGAGGGTCAGGCCGCGGCCCGCCTTTGCGCGATCAACATCCTCGCCCAGCTTCGGCATGCCCTGAACGGCGATCTCGACAGGGTCGTGGGAGTCGTGCGCCTCGGAGGCTTCGTCAATGCCGATCCGGCCTTCGGGGATCATCCCAAGGTCATCAACGGCGCGTCCGACCTGATGGTGGCGGTCTTCGGCGAGGCGGGGCGTCATGCCCGCGCGGCCGTCGGCTGCAGCTCCCTGCCGCGCAACGTCGCCGTCGAGGTGGATGCGATATTCGAGGTCGCCTGA
- a CDS encoding isochorismatase family protein has product MSLEVLDYRKSALLVIDLQNAFIHEKGTLGISGVDTKRLASIVPPLARLIKRCQDVGIPVIWTMQEHFALDHNRAKKKLLGHTARRKQVSALAGSWDEEIIDELKPLAAFDPSFVIRKHRFGAFYETRLEMMLKMLGTQHLFVTGATTNACVETSIREAYLRDLDVVAVDDCISGVNPDWEATAKQVWKQYFCEVASSSDVLDWIGDQIKPRVTSYGHQLIMVSDIEKSVDFYTDLLGFTIRPAKPLADGRPFTAFHQGIALINGREAGHRQLDHIAFEVNDVRSLDAKLKKAGVRYYNELHNGPYGLTIYIADPDGTKVELYQVGAAV; this is encoded by the coding sequence ATGAGCTTGGAAGTCCTCGACTATCGTAAGTCGGCGCTGTTGGTCATCGACCTGCAGAATGCGTTCATCCATGAGAAGGGCACGCTCGGCATCTCCGGGGTCGACACGAAGCGCCTGGCATCAATCGTTCCGCCGCTCGCCCGGCTCATCAAGAGATGCCAGGACGTCGGGATCCCGGTGATCTGGACGATGCAGGAGCATTTCGCCCTCGACCACAATCGCGCCAAGAAGAAGCTTCTGGGCCATACCGCCCGCCGCAAGCAGGTCTCGGCCCTGGCAGGCAGCTGGGACGAGGAGATCATCGACGAGCTCAAGCCCCTGGCCGCGTTCGACCCGTCCTTCGTCATCCGCAAGCACCGTTTCGGAGCCTTCTACGAGACACGCCTCGAGATGATGCTGAAGATGCTCGGTACGCAGCACCTCTTCGTCACGGGAGCCACGACCAATGCCTGCGTGGAGACGAGCATCCGCGAAGCCTATCTCCGCGACCTCGACGTCGTCGCGGTCGACGACTGTATTTCGGGCGTCAACCCGGATTGGGAGGCCACGGCCAAGCAGGTCTGGAAGCAGTATTTCTGCGAGGTGGCCTCCTCATCGGACGTTCTCGACTGGATTGGCGACCAGATAAAGCCCCGTGTGACGAGTTACGGTCATCAGCTGATCATGGTGTCCGACATCGAGAAGTCGGTCGACTTCTACACCGATCTGCTCGGGTTCACGATCAGGCCGGCCAAGCCGCTCGCCGACGGACGGCCGTTCACCGCCTTCCATCAGGGCATCGCGCTCATTAACGGCCGCGAGGCCGGTCATCGTCAGCTCGACCACATCGCGTTCGAGGTCAATGACGTTCGGTCGCTCGACGCCAAGCTCAAGAAAGCCGGCGTGCGCTACTACAATGAGCTCCACAACGGCCCTTACGGGTTGACGATCTACATCGCCGATCCGGACGGAACCAAGGTCGAGCTGTATCAGGTGGGCGCTGCCGTTTAA
- a CDS encoding dihydroorotase family protein, whose protein sequence is MKADLVIKNARVVRHDGEFHGGVAVQGGKIVLTGADAVLPDATRTIDAEGRVLMPGLIDPHCHLGVKFPFAEDMRTETAAAASGGVTTILLYIRNLKESYLPFYEERKAIGEENSVVDFGFHFGIQREEHIAEIPEIIAKTGVKSFKCYFGYEPDNPIGIVPATDGWVYAAMRILSKVPGGVINVHCENTQIASWIKKEIAASGRQDLGAYTESRPAFCEVETIRRMIFLAEKTGCSLHLVHTSVGMGPVLAAEAQARGVHVTVETCPHYLTRTCYDEDLDMRAKISPPLRDWNELEGLWQGMLNGSVYSLGTDHVPFLPKKGEDLWTEFPGVVSFPWELSLMLHFGVHQRGLPLTRLVEMNSFNPARRFGLWPRKGHIDVGFDADLVLVDLDEERTVNHTGKGTCIYEGWTLKGWPVMTVARGEVVYEQGTVAEGHYGRGRCVTLPS, encoded by the coding sequence ATGAAAGCGGATTTGGTAATCAAGAATGCCCGCGTCGTTCGTCACGACGGCGAGTTCCATGGGGGCGTGGCGGTTCAGGGAGGCAAGATCGTCCTCACGGGCGCCGACGCGGTTCTGCCGGATGCCACCCGGACGATCGACGCCGAAGGACGCGTCCTGATGCCGGGTCTCATCGATCCCCACTGCCATCTCGGTGTGAAGTTTCCCTTCGCCGAGGACATGCGGACCGAGACTGCGGCCGCCGCATCGGGCGGCGTGACGACGATCCTGCTCTACATTCGCAACCTCAAGGAATCCTATCTACCCTTCTATGAGGAGCGGAAGGCGATCGGAGAGGAGAACTCCGTCGTCGATTTCGGGTTTCATTTCGGAATCCAGCGCGAGGAGCATATCGCCGAGATTCCGGAGATCATCGCCAAGACGGGCGTCAAATCGTTCAAATGCTATTTCGGCTACGAGCCGGACAATCCGATCGGCATCGTGCCGGCGACCGACGGCTGGGTCTATGCCGCCATGCGCATCCTGTCCAAGGTCCCGGGGGGCGTGATCAACGTTCACTGCGAGAACACGCAGATCGCTTCCTGGATCAAGAAGGAAATCGCCGCGTCGGGCCGCCAGGATCTCGGCGCCTACACGGAATCGCGTCCTGCCTTCTGTGAGGTGGAGACCATCCGCCGCATGATTTTCCTCGCCGAGAAGACCGGGTGCTCTCTGCATCTGGTCCACACCTCGGTCGGCATGGGACCGGTGCTCGCGGCAGAGGCGCAAGCCCGCGGCGTTCATGTGACGGTCGAGACCTGCCCGCATTATCTCACGAGGACCTGCTACGACGAGGATCTCGACATGCGGGCCAAGATCTCGCCGCCGCTGCGGGATTGGAATGAACTCGAGGGGCTCTGGCAGGGTATGCTGAACGGTTCTGTCTACAGCTTGGGCACCGATCACGTGCCCTTCCTGCCCAAGAAGGGAGAGGACCTGTGGACCGAGTTCCCGGGTGTCGTGTCCTTCCCCTGGGAGCTGTCCCTGATGCTCCATTTCGGGGTGCATCAGCGGGGGCTCCCGCTCACCCGCCTCGTCGAGATGAACTCGTTCAATCCCGCCCGCCGCTTCGGCCTCTGGCCTCGCAAGGGCCACATCGATGTCGGCTTCGACGCCGACCTCGTGCTCGTCGACCTCGACGAGGAGCGCACCGTGAATCACACGGGAAAGGGCACCTGCATCTATGAAGGCTGGACGCTGAAAGGTTGGCCCGTCATGACGGTCGCGCGCGGCGAGGTCGTCTACGAGCAAGGCACCGTCGCCGAAGGACACTATGGCCGCGGCCGATGCGTGACGCTGCCGTCATGA
- a CDS encoding cytosine deaminase has protein sequence MPVPTQAVLRETVAAHAARGRYVLGNVRLDPSTMAGSFTPAADGDFVLADLTVEAGKIARIAAPLSASERSGDDGAPVVDIGGRVALPLFVDCHTHLDKGHILPRTSDADGAFATALSAAKADREANWSFEDLLRRMDFSLRCAHHYGTRAVRTHLDSQPPQDAVSWPVFRDLREQWRDRIDLQGSCLFGIDFARDEAFLARISQVVAACGGVLGAVAYPVPDFDRLLDRMFAAAGRYGLDLDFHADETADPSSDCLRRIALAALRAKGRGKVLVGHCCSLASQPASTVGDTLGLVADSGIAVVSLPTCNLYLQDRRHDGTTPRWRGVTLLHEMRRYGIPVALGSDNTRDPFHAYGDLDMLDTYRLGTRVLHLDNPTGTWPTTVSTTPAAIMGLDRTGEIREGLWADFILFEGRSWSEILSRPEGNRVVIRAGCPQTSSLPSYAELDGLAGLAPD, from the coding sequence ATGCCGGTTCCCACCCAGGCAGTCCTTCGGGAGACGGTTGCCGCCCATGCGGCGCGGGGGCGCTACGTCCTCGGCAATGTGCGTCTCGATCCTTCCACCATGGCAGGAAGCTTCACACCGGCCGCAGACGGGGACTTCGTCCTCGCCGACCTGACCGTCGAGGCCGGAAAGATCGCGAGGATTGCTGCCCCGCTCTCTGCATCCGAACGCTCCGGCGACGATGGGGCTCCTGTCGTCGATATCGGCGGACGGGTGGCGCTTCCCCTGTTTGTCGACTGCCACACCCATCTCGACAAAGGCCACATCCTGCCCCGAACGAGTGACGCCGATGGTGCCTTCGCGACCGCGTTGTCCGCCGCCAAAGCGGACCGGGAGGCGAACTGGTCGTTCGAGGATCTACTGCGCCGCATGGACTTCTCCTTGCGCTGCGCCCACCACTACGGAACGAGAGCCGTCCGGACGCATCTCGACTCGCAGCCGCCGCAGGACGCGGTTTCGTGGCCGGTCTTCCGGGATCTTCGGGAACAATGGCGCGATCGGATCGATCTGCAGGGCTCCTGCCTTTTCGGCATCGATTTCGCCCGCGACGAGGCGTTCCTCGCACGAATTTCACAGGTGGTCGCCGCCTGCGGCGGCGTGCTCGGCGCAGTCGCCTACCCCGTTCCCGACTTCGACAGGCTTCTCGACAGGATGTTCGCGGCCGCAGGACGCTACGGCCTCGATCTCGATTTTCATGCCGACGAAACGGCAGACCCTTCGTCGGATTGCCTTCGGCGCATCGCTCTTGCGGCCCTTCGGGCGAAGGGACGCGGCAAGGTGCTGGTCGGACATTGCTGCTCCCTCGCAAGCCAGCCAGCATCGACCGTCGGGGACACGCTCGGCCTTGTCGCCGATTCCGGAATTGCGGTCGTGTCCTTGCCCACCTGCAACCTTTACCTGCAGGACCGTCGTCACGACGGCACGACGCCCCGATGGCGCGGCGTCACGCTTCTGCACGAGATGAGGCGCTACGGCATTCCCGTCGCGCTCGGTTCTGACAATACCCGGGATCCGTTTCACGCCTACGGCGATCTCGACATGCTCGATACCTATCGCCTCGGCACGCGCGTTCTTCATCTCGACAATCCGACTGGAACCTGGCCGACGACCGTCTCGACGACCCCGGCGGCCATCATGGGGCTCGATCGGACTGGAGAAATCCGCGAAGGACTGTGGGCCGACTTCATCCTGTTCGAGGGCCGTTCCTGGTCCGAGATCCTGTCGCGCCCGGAAGGCAACCGCGTCGTCATCCGGGCCGGCTGCCCGCAAACCTCATCCCTGCCTTCCTACGCAGAGCTCGACGGGCTCGCCGGCCTGGCTCCGGATTGA
- a CDS encoding NAD/NADP octopine/nopaline dehydrogenase family protein, with protein MKVAVLGAGAGGAASVVELIQAGHDVHFWARSPDTLEPHVRLGGIAYDGKLGEGVANPALITTDLKAAISGVDVAVVVLPTFTHSAMAAALAAAGWPSDKLVVLNPGHTGGALEFAETFSRSGRAAPPVVEFSTMTYVARKYRPDGVTISGRAKHLKAASLKGGAHAIEIAATLYPGLVPVEDVIASDLSNVNMILHPPGAVLAAAWVEATGGDFTFYVDAMTPGVARVMQQLDRERLAVAEAFGHKLPNLIEEMKLLGTVEPDVMDTADYRAAISGGTANSRIKGPDSLQNRYYKEDFGHGLLPFLEFARIAKVEAPVAEALYRLAQIAVGTDYRDGGRTAEAMGIAGLSKQQVIEKVRM; from the coding sequence ATGAAAGTAGCAGTACTGGGCGCAGGAGCAGGCGGCGCGGCATCTGTCGTCGAGCTGATCCAAGCAGGCCATGATGTTCACTTCTGGGCACGCTCACCCGACACTCTGGAGCCTCACGTCCGGCTCGGCGGAATCGCTTACGACGGCAAGCTCGGCGAAGGCGTCGCGAACCCGGCCCTGATCACCACCGACCTTAAGGCGGCGATCTCCGGCGTCGACGTGGCGGTCGTCGTGCTGCCGACATTCACGCACTCTGCGATGGCGGCCGCCCTGGCCGCCGCCGGCTGGCCCTCCGACAAGCTCGTCGTGCTCAATCCCGGGCATACCGGCGGAGCGCTCGAATTCGCCGAAACGTTCTCCCGGAGCGGCCGGGCGGCGCCTCCCGTTGTCGAATTCTCCACGATGACCTACGTGGCGCGGAAATACCGTCCTGACGGCGTCACGATCAGCGGACGCGCAAAGCACCTGAAGGCTGCAAGCCTCAAGGGCGGCGCCCATGCCATCGAGATCGCCGCGACGCTCTATCCCGGTCTTGTCCCCGTCGAGGACGTGATTGCGTCCGATCTTTCCAATGTGAACATGATCCTGCATCCGCCGGGCGCCGTCCTGGCGGCCGCCTGGGTGGAAGCCACGGGCGGCGACTTCACGTTCTATGTCGATGCCATGACGCCCGGCGTGGCCCGCGTCATGCAGCAGCTCGACCGGGAGCGCCTCGCCGTCGCCGAAGCCTTCGGGCACAAGCTCCCGAATCTCATCGAGGAGATGAAGCTCCTCGGCACGGTCGAACCCGACGTGATGGATACCGCCGATTATCGCGCGGCGATTTCGGGGGGCACGGCCAACAGCCGCATCAAGGGGCCGGATTCGTTGCAGAACCGCTACTACAAAGAGGATTTCGGTCACGGCCTGCTGCCTTTCCTGGAATTCGCCCGGATCGCGAAGGTCGAAGCTCCGGTCGCGGAGGCGCTCTATCGCCTGGCTCAGATTGCAGTCGGAACGGACTACCGCGACGGCGGGCGCACGGCGGAAGCGATGGGAATTGCCGGGCTGTCCAAGCAGCAGGTCATTGAAAAGGTAAGAATGTGA
- a CDS encoding 2-hydroxymuconate tautomerase, with the protein MPFVIVEMWEGRSVEQKRNLVRAITKAMVEEAACKPDHLHVVIHETAKDSWGRGGVLGIDMAENKNDKPEEHR; encoded by the coding sequence ATGCCGTTCGTCATCGTCGAGATGTGGGAGGGGCGCTCCGTCGAGCAGAAGCGCAACCTCGTCAGGGCCATCACGAAGGCCATGGTGGAAGAGGCCGCATGCAAGCCCGATCACCTGCACGTCGTCATCCATGAAACCGCCAAGGACAGCTGGGGGCGCGGCGGCGTTCTCGGCATCGACATGGCAGAGAACAAGAACGACAAGCCGGAGGAACACAGATGA